A window of the Lolium perenne isolate Kyuss_39 chromosome 7, Kyuss_2.0, whole genome shotgun sequence genome harbors these coding sequences:
- the LOC139833793 gene encoding uncharacterized protein produces MPLYRSISKVVLGDGERIGFWMDDWAGCGALCHALPALFSHATHPHTSVAAVVRGGLRRALAPRLSAVGEREFTALLPRVEALQLSGQPDSRILTMCAKRTGELAVGELYKLMQFGGVDAPFADFVWGGFAPSKAKFFAWLLVQSRIQSRAALFKKHVLSEEEALCPICESERETATHLIFACPFVRRFWDAIGWSFPVDADVRRLFSYDTPVPRGSKATSTLTILLCWNIWKHRNGVAFRGERASLPRLLSMCREDAALWELRAPAALHDEAVAWPSLLGTV; encoded by the coding sequence ATGCCCCTCTACAGGAGCATCTCCAAGGTCGTGCTTGGGGATGGCGAGCGCATCGGCTTCTGGATGGACGACTGGGCCGGGTGTGGCGCGCTCTGCCACGCTCTACCGGCGCTGTTTTCCCATGCtacccacccgcacacctccgttGCCGCGGTGGTGCGTGGCGGTCTCCGTCGGGCTCTTGCCCCCAGGCTCTCCGCCGTGGGGGAGCGAGAGTTCACCGCTCTCCTCCCTCGGGTCGAGGCTTTGCAGCTCTCGGGGCAGCCCGACTCTCGGATCCTCACTATGTGTGCCAAGCGCACCGGCGAGCTTGCCGTCGGCGAACTCTACAAGCTGATGCAGTTCGGCGGCGTCGACGCCCCTTTCGCGGACTTCGTCTGGGGTGGATTCGCCCcgtccaaggccaagttcttcgcCTGGCTGCTCGTGCAGTCTCGTATCCAGTCGCGGGCGGCGCTGTTCAAGAAGCACGTCctatccgaggaagaggcactctGCCCCATCTGCGAGAGCGAGAGGGAAACGGCGACACACCTCATCTTCGCCTGCCCCTTCGTGCGTCGCTTCTGGGACGCGATCGGCTGGAGCTTTCCCGTTGATGCGGATGTGCGTCGGCTGTTCTCCTACGACACCCCTGTCCCCCGTGGCTCCAAAGCGACCTCGACTCTCACCATCCTTCTCTGCTGGAATATTTGGAAGCACCGTAATGGGGTTGCTTTCCGCGGTGAGCGCGCTAGCCTCCCCCGTCTCCTCTCCATGTGCCGTGAGGATGCCGCTCTTTGGGAGCTTCGTGCTCCCGCTGCCCTGCATGATGAGGCTGTCGCCTGGCCCTCTCTCTTAGGCACTGTGTAA